A genomic segment from Polyangium mundeleinium encodes:
- a CDS encoding glutathione peroxidase — translation MKSLQVGSVVFAALVGGAALVGCEQPPASPKAGTDSAGGAAVQDGTKRSLHDFKVKTIVGEERSLGDFRGNVVLVVNTASECGYTPQYAGLEKLHERFEAKGFSVLGFPSNDYGAQEPGTDAEIATFCTSKFGVKFPMFSKITVKGSGKHPLYTFLTQAAPAGEVKWNFEKFLVGKDGAVKERFPSAVEPEDEKLVQAIEKALGS, via the coding sequence ATGAAGAGCCTTCAGGTTGGATCGGTCGTCTTTGCTGCGCTCGTGGGGGGCGCGGCGCTCGTCGGTTGCGAGCAGCCTCCGGCGTCTCCGAAAGCCGGGACGGATTCGGCCGGGGGAGCCGCAGTTCAGGACGGAACGAAGAGGAGCCTGCACGATTTCAAGGTGAAGACGATCGTCGGGGAGGAGCGCTCGCTCGGCGACTTCCGGGGCAACGTCGTGCTCGTCGTCAACACGGCCTCGGAGTGCGGCTACACACCGCAATACGCGGGCCTCGAGAAGCTGCACGAGCGCTTCGAGGCGAAGGGCTTTTCCGTGCTCGGCTTCCCCTCGAACGACTACGGCGCGCAGGAGCCCGGGACCGACGCCGAGATCGCCACGTTCTGCACGAGCAAGTTCGGCGTGAAGTTCCCCATGTTCTCGAAGATCACCGTGAAGGGGAGCGGCAAGCATCCGCTGTATACGTTCCTCACGCAGGCTGCGCCGGCGGGCGAGGTGAAGTGGAACTTCGAAAAATTCCTCGTCGGCAAGGATGGCGCGGTGAAAGAGAGGTTCCCGTCGGCCGTCGAGCCCGAGGACGAGAAGCTCGTCCAGGCGATCGAAAAAGCGCTCGGAAGCTGA
- a CDS encoding alpha/beta fold hydrolase, with protein sequence MPSLQSGSLTIHWSTRGDEHGEPFVFVHGNWTTSLFWRPVLDRLPARYRSVAPDLRGRGQTRAAPHDYSVPRLAQDLASLMDALGWSAAHLVGHSLGTAVILELALTDRARARSLTLVAPAWPDGMPRAYHVPDRQRLAQENLAIFAAAFRGIAPTAPNDAFFQELVAESHHQAPEATMATLDALRDWAPGDRLRALAGVPALVVSGERDMLSTREVGTRTADLLGARHEIVPGVGHSPNLEAPETLVALLDSFVKAPAGG encoded by the coding sequence ATGCCTTCCCTCCAATCCGGATCACTCACGATCCATTGGTCGACGCGCGGGGACGAACACGGCGAGCCCTTCGTGTTCGTGCACGGCAACTGGACCACGAGCCTCTTCTGGCGCCCTGTCCTCGACCGTTTGCCCGCGCGCTACCGCTCTGTCGCACCCGACCTCCGCGGCCGCGGGCAGACCCGCGCCGCACCTCACGATTACAGCGTCCCACGCCTCGCCCAGGACCTCGCCAGCTTGATGGACGCCCTGGGGTGGTCCGCGGCGCACCTCGTGGGCCACTCGCTCGGCACGGCCGTGATCCTCGAGCTCGCGCTCACCGATCGCGCCCGCGCCCGCTCCCTCACGCTCGTCGCGCCTGCCTGGCCCGATGGCATGCCGCGCGCCTACCACGTCCCTGACCGCCAGCGCCTCGCCCAGGAGAACCTCGCCATCTTCGCCGCCGCGTTCCGCGGCATCGCGCCCACGGCGCCGAACGACGCGTTTTTCCAGGAGCTCGTCGCCGAGAGCCACCACCAAGCCCCCGAGGCCACGATGGCCACGCTCGACGCGCTCCGCGATTGGGCGCCCGGCGATCGGCTCCGCGCGCTCGCGGGCGTGCCGGCCCTCGTCGTCAGCGGCGAGCGCGACATGCTCTCCACGCGCGAGGTGGGAACACGGACCGCGGATCTCCTCGGCGCGCGCCACGAGATCGTCCCTGGCGTGGGCCATTCGCCGAACCTCGAAGCGCCCGAGACCCTCGTCGCGCTCCTCGATTCCTTCGTGAAGGCACCTGCCGGAGGCTGA
- a CDS encoding AMP-dependent synthetase/ligase codes for MLDPVVPPPDPAVPLANEARSLADLFLRRAAATPTAVAWKAKKNGEWRSTTWAEFKARAMALATFLAKRGLAPGDKIGIVGSTRPEWCICDVGGQLAAVVTVGAYPTLAPGQLAYVLDHADVVVVFVEGKDEVEKILAVKHEVPKLELVVVWDTQGLEETLRQHAWLVSWDEALEAPGDASLVAARIEAIDPDDTALFIYTSGTTGPPKGAMISHRNILVTLAGVHFNAFSRSDISLSFLPMAHAAERILAFWGRIDFGIATAYATSVPAVLEELKEVRPTLFGSVPRIFEKAYARIQTEVDKAPTARKRVFRWAESAGLAVVEAWQRGETPSLPARLAHRVADKLVFSRVREVFGGRVKRFITGAAPIPRPILAFFWAANLPIYEMYGMTEATVVTHGNRPGQVRLGSVGRALPFVEDKIADDGEILVRGPNVFKGYYKNPEATREMIDEEGWLHTGDIGRKDADGFVFIVDRKKHLIITSGGKNISPANVENEIKASDTFISQVHAHGDRRPYCTAIVTIHPLEAVEWAKARGHLGDAQADELRRALMASPLSRPPGLAPVMEKATTDPEVQKRVASAVRRANTKLARVEGIKRIHLLERDFSLEEDEVTPTLKVKRKTIEKKFAQVFDRLYEDPGFGISIEEE; via the coding sequence ATGCTCGATCCTGTCGTCCCGCCGCCCGATCCCGCCGTCCCGCTCGCGAACGAGGCGCGGTCCTTGGCCGACCTCTTCTTGCGCCGCGCCGCCGCCACGCCGACGGCCGTCGCCTGGAAGGCGAAAAAAAACGGGGAATGGAGGTCCACGACCTGGGCCGAGTTCAAGGCGCGCGCCATGGCCCTCGCGACCTTCCTCGCGAAGCGTGGCCTCGCGCCCGGCGACAAGATCGGCATCGTCGGCAGCACCCGCCCCGAGTGGTGCATCTGCGACGTCGGCGGGCAGCTCGCCGCGGTGGTCACGGTCGGCGCGTACCCCACGCTCGCCCCGGGGCAACTCGCGTACGTCCTCGATCACGCGGACGTGGTGGTCGTGTTCGTCGAGGGCAAGGACGAGGTCGAGAAGATCCTCGCCGTCAAGCACGAGGTCCCCAAGCTGGAGCTCGTCGTCGTGTGGGACACGCAGGGCCTCGAAGAGACCTTGCGCCAGCATGCGTGGCTCGTCAGCTGGGACGAGGCCCTCGAAGCGCCGGGCGACGCCTCCCTCGTCGCGGCCCGCATCGAGGCCATCGACCCCGACGACACGGCGCTCTTTATTTACACGAGCGGCACGACCGGCCCGCCCAAGGGGGCGATGATCTCGCACCGCAACATCCTCGTGACGCTCGCGGGCGTCCATTTCAACGCGTTCTCGCGCTCGGACATCTCGCTCTCGTTCTTGCCGATGGCGCACGCGGCCGAGCGTATCCTCGCGTTTTGGGGCCGCATCGATTTTGGCATCGCCACCGCGTACGCGACGAGCGTGCCCGCGGTGCTGGAGGAGCTCAAGGAGGTGCGCCCGACGCTCTTCGGCAGCGTCCCGCGTATCTTCGAGAAGGCCTATGCTCGCATCCAGACCGAGGTCGACAAGGCCCCGACAGCGCGAAAGCGGGTCTTTCGGTGGGCCGAATCGGCGGGCCTCGCGGTCGTGGAGGCCTGGCAACGCGGCGAGACGCCCTCGCTCCCGGCGCGGCTCGCGCATCGCGTGGCCGACAAACTCGTCTTTTCGCGGGTCCGGGAGGTGTTCGGCGGCCGCGTAAAACGTTTCATCACGGGGGCGGCGCCGATCCCGCGCCCGATCCTCGCGTTTTTCTGGGCGGCGAACCTCCCCATTTACGAGATGTACGGCATGACCGAGGCCACGGTCGTGACACACGGCAATCGCCCGGGCCAGGTCCGCCTCGGCTCCGTCGGCCGCGCGCTCCCGTTCGTCGAGGATAAAATTGCCGACGACGGCGAGATCCTCGTGCGTGGCCCGAACGTGTTCAAGGGGTATTACAAAAACCCCGAGGCGACGCGGGAGATGATCGACGAGGAGGGGTGGCTGCACACGGGCGACATCGGCCGGAAGGACGCGGATGGCTTCGTGTTCATCGTCGATCGCAAGAAGCACCTCATCATCACGTCGGGCGGGAAAAACATCAGCCCGGCGAACGTGGAGAACGAGATCAAGGCGAGCGACACGTTCATCAGCCAGGTGCACGCGCATGGCGACCGGCGGCCCTATTGCACGGCGATCGTGACGATCCACCCGCTCGAAGCCGTGGAATGGGCGAAGGCGCGTGGCCACCTCGGGGACGCGCAAGCCGACGAGTTACGCCGCGCCCTCATGGCGAGCCCGCTCTCCCGTCCGCCGGGGCTCGCGCCGGTGATGGAGAAGGCCACGACCGATCCGGAGGTGCAAAAGCGGGTCGCGTCAGCGGTCCGCCGCGCGAATACGAAGCTCGCGCGCGTGGAGGGCATCAAGCGGATTCACCTGCTCGAACGGGATTTTTCCCTCGAGGAGGACGAGGTGACGCCGACGCTCAAGGTGAAGCGCAAGACCATCGAGAAAAAATTCGCCCAGGTCTTCGACCGGCTTTACGAGGATCCGGGGTTCGGGATTTCGATCGAAGAGGAATGA